The following coding sequences lie in one Spirosoma sp. KUDC1026 genomic window:
- a CDS encoding phosphatase PAP2 family protein, producing MLHRFRTTIPSICLTLWLSVNTLVGVAQPGVAQPIGSALVPATRADRISPYQLTTRRELVLAGAGVVSLGTSAALTHQLDLLSPAEINALSRGSINAFDRGATYRWNPTLDRISDVTFAGNVALVGLLSVGTRPMRQDIKTVAVMYLETALLTNGIGRTVKAVTLRTRPYVYNPAAPLDEKETKDARQSFFSGHASNAFATAVFTSEVFRHYFPNSGWKPVVWVGSLGLATATAVFRYEAGLHYPTDLLVGAAFGSLVGWGIPKLHEVKNRSSLGQRLDVQPWSNGSANGIYLRLLTFSR from the coding sequence ATGCTGCATCGTTTTCGAACGACAATTCCGTCGATCTGCCTGACTCTCTGGCTGAGTGTTAATACGCTGGTAGGTGTGGCCCAGCCTGGAGTGGCCCAGCCGATAGGTTCTGCACTGGTTCCGGCAACGCGTGCGGATCGCATTTCACCTTATCAGCTTACCACTCGCCGGGAACTCGTGCTGGCGGGAGCGGGCGTTGTCTCGCTGGGAACGTCAGCCGCGCTCACGCACCAACTTGATCTGCTTTCCCCCGCCGAAATTAACGCGCTCAGCCGAGGGAGTATCAACGCGTTTGATCGGGGTGCTACGTACCGCTGGAACCCGACCCTGGACCGGATAAGCGACGTGACCTTTGCCGGAAACGTAGCGCTGGTGGGGTTGCTGTCAGTTGGCACCCGACCCATGCGGCAGGATATTAAAACTGTGGCTGTGATGTATCTGGAAACAGCTTTGCTCACCAACGGGATCGGGCGAACCGTCAAGGCGGTTACGTTACGTACCCGGCCGTATGTGTATAATCCGGCGGCCCCGCTCGACGAGAAGGAGACCAAAGATGCCCGGCAGTCGTTTTTTTCGGGGCATGCGTCGAATGCCTTTGCCACGGCTGTGTTTACGAGTGAAGTGTTCCGGCATTATTTCCCGAACTCAGGCTGGAAACCTGTGGTCTGGGTTGGATCGTTAGGACTGGCGACGGCCACGGCAGTGTTCCGGTATGAAGCCGGACTACACTACCCAACCGATCTGCTGGTCGGGGCGGCTTTTGGTTCGCTGGTAGGCTGGGGAATTCCCAAACTACACGAAGTCAAAAACCGATCGTCGCTGGGGCAACGGCTGGACGTACAACCCTGGAGTAATGGGAGCGCCAATGGAATCTACCTGCGGTTATTAACGTTTTCCCGTTAG